GGTGATTGGCCTGCTGCGGGCTGCGCCCCTCTATGATCTGCCGGTCTTCCTGTCCTATCTCAGTGTGATCCCGGGGATGGCGGTGTTCCTGCTGCGCATCGAAACCGACTTCGCCGAGGCTTACACCGCCTATTTCGACGCGGTGCGTCACGGCGGCACGCTGCGCCAGATTTCGGCGTCGCGGGTGCTGATGGTACGCGCCGTGCGTACCGGTCTGTACGAGATCCTGAAGGTGCAGGCCGTCGTGACGTTGCTCGTCTTCGCGTTCGGCGAAGATATGCTGCGGCTCGTCGGGGTGCCCGGCGGGTGGCAAACGCTGCTGCGTATCGACGTCGTCTCGGCCGGTTTGCAAGTCCTCCTGCTCGGCGTGCTCAACGTGCTGTTTTATCTCGACAGGCGTCGCGACGTGTTGATCCTGACGGTTCTGCTGGTGTGTCTTAACGCGTTGTTCACCGGGATCAGTCTGATCTACGGGCCCGCGCTGTACGGCTACGGGTTCGCGCTTGCACTGCTGTGCGTGCTGGCGTTCGGCGCACGTCGGCTGACGCGGCGACTCGCGGCGCTCGAATACGACACCTACATGGGGCCGAACGACTGAACGTCCATGGGGCCCGTCGCAGCGACCGCGAGTGGCATGGCGCGAACGGCTGGAGTAAGATGCCGGGTCTCGCGATTGCAATCGTCGTGCACATTTGTGCGAATCGGCCACGCCACACGGGCGTTGCCAAGGCATCTTCATGAACCATCTGGGCACCATTCTCGTTACCGGCGGCGCCGGTTACATCGGCTCGCATACGTGTGTCGAGCTTCTGGCGGCGGGCTACGACGTCGTCATTCTCGATAATCTGTGCAACAGCCACCGCGACGCCGTAGCGCGCATCGAACGCATTGCCGGGCGCGCGCCCGTATTCGTCGAAGGCGATGCGTGCTCGGCGAGCGTCATGGAAGACGTATTCACCCGTCACCGCATCGACGGCGTGATCCACTTCGCGGCACTCAAGTCCATCGGCGAGTCGCTTCAGAAGCCTTTCCTGTACTACAAGAACAACCTCGGCAGCCTGCTGACGCTTATCGAGACGATGGACCGTCACGACGTGCGGCATCTGGTGTTCAGTTCGTCGGCGGCGGTGTACGGCAATCAGGTGTGCGTGCCGGTCGAGGAGACGGCGGCGCTGTCCACGGCCAATCCGTACGGCCATACCAAGCTGATGGCCGAACAGATGCTGACCGATACGGCCCAATCGGACCCGCGCTGGCGCATCGGTGTCTTACGGTACTTCAACCCGGTCGGCGCGCACGAAAGCGGACTGATCGGCGAAGATCCGGGCGGCACGCCCAACAACCTGATGCCGTTCGTCGCGCAGGTCGCCGTCGGCAAGCAGTCGGTCCTCAAGATCTATGGGGGCGATTGGCCTACGCCGGACGGCACCGGGATTCGCGATTACATCCATGTCGTGGATCTGGCGCGGGGTCATCTGGCGGCGCTGGCCGGGCTGGGCAAGCTCGACGCCGGGTTCACCGTCAATCTGGGCACGGGGCAAGGGCGCAGCGTGCTGGAAGTCGTGCACGCCTTCGAGGCCGCCAGCGGCCGTAAGGTGCCGTTCCAGATCGTCGAGCGCCGCTCGGGCGATATCGGTATGTCCTACGCCAATCCGGCGCGGGCGCAGGCGCTCCTGGGCTGGCGCGCCGAGTACGATCTGGCGCGCATGTGCGCAGACCACTGGCGCTGGCAGCATCAGAATCCGAACGGCTATCGCTGATTGGCCAGCCCCGTCCGATATGCCTCTCAGGCATATCGATATGTCTTTAATGACGTTGGGGACAAATGAAAGCTATTCCCAATTGGGGTAAAATGGCGGGGTTTTCCCGTCCATAACCGATAGTGCGTACACCTGATGCGCCTGGAGTTCGGGCATCGGGCCGTCAAGGATGGCCTGCGAAAGCGTCGTTCAGGCAAGTCTGGTTGTACGGGGCAATGACCCGTTCGACCGTGCCGAAGCGCTGTGCCGCCGCCTCCGTTAAACGTCAAGTCAATATGAGCATTCAGAATCAACAGACCGTGCTGGAAGTCCACCACTGGACCGACACGTTGTTCAGCTTCAAGACCACTCGCGACGCTTCGTTCCGTTACGTCAATGGCCAGTTCACGATGATCGGCCTGGAAGTGGATGGCAAGCCGCTGCTGCGCGCCTATAGCATGGCGAGCGCCAATTACGAGGAAGAGCTGGAGTTCCTGAGCATCAAGGTGCAGGACGGTCCGCTCACCTCGCGGTTGCAAAACATCAAGCCGGGCGACAAGGTGATCGTTGGCCGCAAGCCCACGGGCACGCTGATCGACGACAACCTCCTGCCGGGCAAGAATCTGTATCTGCTCTCGACGGGCACGGGCCTTGCACCGTTCATGAGCATCATCCGCGACCCGGAAGTCTACGATCGCTATGAGCACATCATCCTGGTGCACGGCTGCCGCTTCACCAGCGAACTCGCCTACCGCGATCTGATCACCCAGCATCTGCCGGAGCACGAGTATCTGGGCGAGTATGTCCGCGACAAGCTGATCTACTACCCGACGGTCACGCGTGAAGATTTCGAAAATCAGGGTCGTATTACGGAACTGGTCGAGTCCGGCAAGATCTTCACGGACATCGGTCTGCCGGAGTTTTCGCCGGAACACGACCGCGTCATGCTGTGCGGCAGCCCGGCCATGCTCAAGGACACTCGTGAACTGCTCGAAAAGCGCGGCTTCGTGGAAGGTCACAACCACGCGCCGGGCCATTACCTCGTCGAGCGCGCCTTCGTCGGCTGATCGACGATTGCACAGTAGGCAGAACAAGCAGAAGAGAGGGGGCGGGGCTAGCGTCATTTTTCGCCAGTTGTCCCGCCGCCGAGAGAAGGGCCGCTCATCGAGCGGCCCTTTTTCATTTCATGAACCTCTCGGCCGACGATCAGAAATCCATCGTCGCACTGGCGAGGAACGTGCGGGTCGAGCCGGGCAGCACGAACCCGTTGTACGTGGTCGTCCAGTAGTGCTTGTCCGTCAGGTTGTTGATGGCGGCACGCAACACCACCGACTTTCCGGCAATACGCGTGGCGTACTTGGCCGACACATCGATCGTCGTATAAGCCGGAATCGACAAGGTGTTGGCGGCGTCGACTTCCTGCTGTCCCGTCACCTTCACGCCCGCCGCCACGGTCAGGCCGCGCACGAACGGGGTGTCGTACTCGACACGACCGGTGACGACATAGCGGGGTGCCGCAAAGACACGCTTACCTGCAACGTTCGGATCGTCGACGTCCACGGCCTTCGTATTGAGCAGCAGCACGCCGCCCATCACGCGCCAGTCACGCGCCAGCCGCACCCAGCCGCTGGCGTCGAGCCCCTGGAAGCGCTGCGTGCCGTCCTGGACGTAGAAGTTCGACGCGTTGGTGTAGCCGTAGCCGCGCTCGACACGGAACAGCGCCAGATTCGCGCCCCACGACTGCTTGTCGGCCTTCCAGCCCACTTCGTATTGCTTGCTCCTGAGCGGCCCGTAGGTCGTCGGATAGTTGCTGTCGGTGATGGCGGCCGAGCCGCCCGGTTCCAGCGATTCGACGTAGCTCGCGTACGCGGTCGAATCGTTGTCCGTCTTGTACATCAGTGCCAGCGTCGGGGTGACGGGCTTGGCTTTGTACGAGGCCGTCGTCTGTGCGTTGATGTCATACAGATCGTCGTTGAACTGTGTGTAACGCAAGCCGACCAGCGCGGAAATTCGCGACGTGATGTCCACCGTATCGCTCGCGTAGGCGGCGCGTTGCGAGATCTTCTCGCTGCGGTACGGCTGGTAGTCCATGCCGATGTCCTGATTCGGCAACAGCGACGGGTTGTAGATGTTGCTCGTGCCGAGCGAAATGCCGTTGCCGCCCAGACCGTTGTCGTTGAGCTTCACCTGGCTTTGGTAGGCGACGCCGAACACGACGTTGTGCTTGAACGGGCCGGTGGCGAATTTGCCTTCGACCATGGCGTCCCATGCCTGGTAGTAGTACGCCGTCTTCCATTTGTACTGCGTGTCGGTGTAATCGCCGGCCGAATTCGTGACGAAGAGGAAGCTGTCGCCGTTCAGGCGATTCTGACGTGCGAAGCGATACTTGAAGTTCGCCTTCCACTGATCGTCGATGCGGTAGTCGAGGGCGGTACCTGCGGTCAGCGCATCGGTTTCGTAGTACGTGAACGGTTGGGCGAGATTGCGCGCGACCTTGTTGGCGTCGGGGGCCGCCGTCGCGCCACCGAAGCTCATGCCGAACAGCGTGCCCGTCGTCTGACGCTTCCAGTACGCGATGTCGGCCGACCACGTCAGATCGGGCGTGATGCGCAAGTCGGTCGCGAACGAGATCGTCTTACGACGCACATGGTTATTCGGCTCGGCGGTATTGCCTTCCTCGTTGACGAGGTTCAGGCGATAGCCGAAGCGGTTGTCGGGGCCGAAGCGTCCGCCCAGATCGAGCTTCTGGCTCCACACGTTGTTGGCTTCGCAGCCGACCGAGAACTGACGCAGCGGCTCGTCCGTCGGGCGTTTCAGCACGTAGTTGACGATGCCGCCCGGCGCACCGAAGCCGTACATGAAGCCGGACAGCCCCTTGAGCAGCTCGACCTGTTCGAACGGTTCGAGCGGAATGTCGGCCTGCCATGAGACGAAGTTCTGACCGTCGATCTTGGTGCCGTCGAGCATGTCGACGCGCATACCGCGCACTGCAAAGTACGAGTTTTCGTTGCGCTTGTTTTCCGAGAGCGTGGTGACGGCCGGGTCCCACTTGAAGGCATCCGTCGCCGTCTGCGCCATCTGATTCCTGATCTGCTCGCTGTTCACGCCGACGACCGAGAACGGCGTGTTCACGGCACGCCGCGTGCCGAGTGCGCCGCTCGTCACCCGCTCGACCTTGACGTCTTCATCGCGGTTGCTCGACACGGTCGTCGTGGGCAGCACCGCAGTGTCTTTCGCGGCGGGTTGCCCCTCCGACACCTGCGGCGCCTGCTGTGCGTAAGCCGTACCGGACACGACGGTCAGCGATGCCGCGCATATCGCAAACACACCAGCGATGGCGCGCGTGATGGGCGAGGGGGCTGGAACGTGGTGAGGCTTCAGGTCGTGCGCGGCGTGAGGACGAGCGAATCCTCGCCCTGCAAGCGGGCGGTGTTGCAACATCGGTACATCTCCCTGTAGATGACGCGCCGTGTGCCAGCGCGTCCGTCGTGAATCGATCTTTTATTTGTGGGGTGTGTGCGGCATGACCTGTGCCGTGGTTTGGGCTGACGCAGTCGGGCGTGCCCAGACGCTGTTCGGATCGCCGAGTCGTGCACGACGCCAGGTCGCACGCGCGAACAGCGCGAAGATCGCGGCACCGGCGAGGGCGATCAGATCGACGCCAGCGAGCACCCAGTCGCCATTGGCGAGCGTGCGCACGAGATTGTCGGGCGTGAACATCGCATCGACGGCGGGAATTGCTAGGCAGGCGAGCGCAGTCGCCACGAGCAATCCGGTCGCGGCCAACGCAGGCGCGCTCAGCGCGGCAAAGAGCATCGATAGCACGATCGTGACGACAAAGATCGACAGCGACGTCGCACCCGGCGCGACCACGGCAGCGACGAACGCCACAGCGATGCCGAGGCAAGTGCCAAGGAATACACCAGCCGTTGCCTTCGCCATCCATCGCAGGTTGGCGGGCTGAATGGCGGCGTTGCGCTTGCGGCGCGATTCGAGCCAGAGCAGATTGCCGCTGTATACCAGCACGGCACCCATCAGGCCGAGGATGAAGTACACCCAGCGCATGACGTCGCCCGCGAAATTACCGAAGTGCGCGCCATAGATCATGCTGAGCACGGCGTGATTCGTGTCGCGCACGCCGGGGCTGTGCTGGCCGACGATCTCGCCGTCGTTCAGGCGAACCGCCACGGCACCGAAGACGCCCAGCGAATCGTTTGCTTCGCCATAGACTTCGGCCACGGCGTCCGGTTTGCCGTAGCGCGACCAGGCGACGGCCGTCGTCTCCAGATCGGGGGCGGCGTGTTCGGCGCGCGCCAGCACTGCCTGAAGATCGAGCGGCTTGCCGTCGACCGGTGCGATCCTGGCGGGCACGGCGCCCGTCATCTGCAAGAACTGCGGGGCGAGCTTGTTCTCGAACGTCAGCACGTTGAACGCCATCATCAGCGGCAGGCTCAGGCACAGCAGTGCACCTGTGAGCGCAAAGACGATATGAAACGGCAGGCTCAGCACGCCGATGGCATTGTGCGCGTCTTGCCAGAAGCGCTTCAGATTGCGTCCGGGGCGCAGCGCGAAGATGTCGCGCGTCACGCGCGGCAGGTGCACGATCACGCCGGAAATCAGCGCCATGCCATAGAACAGCGACACGACGCCCATCAGGTACAGGCCGTACGTCGGAATCGAGAGCGAGTAATGCAGCGAATTGACGGTGTTCGGCAGACCGGGGCGCGCATCGCCCGTGACGAGCGACGACGCAGTGCCGTCTGCATTCAGACGCAATCGCGCCCGCATCCATTCGCCATCGGGCTGCTGCCAGTAGGCGAAAGGCATGGGCGAATGGTTCGGCAGCACCACGCCCATTTGCTCGCGGGCGGCCGGATACTGCGCACGAACCATCTCGGCGAGCTGCTCCGTCTGCGCGAGCGAGAGTGGCGCATGACGCGTCACCGGTTGCTCCCAGCGTTCGATTTCGTGATGAAAGACGGTCAGCGCGCCGCCGAGCATGGCGACGAACAATGCGAAACCGGCCACGATGCCGGCCCACGTATGGACACTCAGGTATTGACGAAGGGTTTGGGCGCGCATCGATCGATCCTTACCAGACAGTGCGCGCCAACAGCAGCGCGGCCCATGCGACGACAGTGGTCGCTCCGATGCCGACCCATGCACGCGCCGCAGTGCGGCTCGCGTAGACGACGGCGAACAGGCCCAGCCACACGAGCGGGAAGAGGGCGATGACGGGGATGGCGGCGGTTTGCCAGCCGGCCGGTGTCATGTAGGCGATGGCGCCGCACACGGCGATGGCCGCGAAGAAGCCGAGCACAAGGCCCGCGAAGGTTCTACTCCACATGGGCGTCTCCGCGCAGCCAATGCCAGCCACCCGCCGCATACGGCCAGAAAAGCAGGCCGAAGCACAGCGACATGAACGCGGAGGCAATACCGGCCGACGGACCGGCGACCAACCACCAGCAAACGAGGCTCGCAATGGCTGCGATCAGGGCTATCGCGCGCGCAGGCTGTGCCGCCAGACGTTGCGCGCACAGTCGCTGGTGTTCCGAAGTGAGGTAGCAGGCGGCGCCTGCCACCCATGCCAGTGCAATGGCCAATGCAATCAACATGCTCGCGAGTGACTGATAAGTGAGCGCAAAAAGCAGGAATACGGACGTTATGCCGAGCGCCTCGCATCTGTCGTCAGGCTGCAACGGAAACGAAAACGCCGCCCTGAGGCGACGTGGCTGGCAGCGCAAATCCACAGACGGCGTCGGTCGCTCGTTACATCGCGCATTCAGAGGAATGGTGATGTAAACGTTAACGAAAACGATTCGCATTTATATCATGATTCGGACAAATCCTGAAAGGATAGGTCCGAAATCCACAACAGGCCGCGCGTCTTGCGTGGCGCGCAGACAACGACGCCCGGGGCGTCGTTGTCATTAAGGCGCGAAGGCGCTATTGCGCGAACTGGACGGTGGTCGTCAGGCTGCTGGCTGGCAGCGGTCCGCGGAACTGGCGGAGGATGGCCTGCCAGTAAGGAATGACCGGGCCGGACGAAGGTTGCGCGGCGTCGATTTCCGGCAGCAGGTGCCAGGGCGCAGTGGGGTACTGATGGTGAACGCGGTGCAGATGGTGATTGAGCACGAGCAGGCGTGCCCACGCGGGCGAGCGGAAGTTGCGCGAGCGTGCGGGTTCGTCCATCGCCACACCGTAGTGCGGCAGGTTGTCGGCGATGGACAGCCAGATGCCGCGCGCGACGAACGTCACCGCAAATACCGGCCACCAGGGACCGTACGCCCACACCGCAACACCGAGTGCGAGGAGCATCACCAGGAAATCGCGTCGAATACGGCGACGTCGCACCGGATCGGAGGCGAACATCACGACACGGCGACGCACATCGTCGTCCTGCGGGTCGGCCCCCAGTGCGCTCACGGCAAGCGAGGGCAGGCGCTTGACCGGCAACCAGGCGATGAGCGGTGCGAACAGTTCCGTGAACCACATGCCGCCCAGCAGGCGCGACTGATAGCCGAGCCAACGTCTGGCACGCGCGACGAACGGCGCATCGGCGGGCAAGGTCGAGATGTCGGGGCGGTCGTAGGGGTGACGCGTGAACCGGTGATGCATCAGATGCCCGAATCGCATGATCTCGAAGGGCAGCCCAAGCAGCAAGGAGAGCGAGCGGCCGGTGCGTTCGTTCGCGCGGGGCTTGAGGCGTAGCTGGCCGTGGATGGACTCGTGGATCAGCCCCCAGTGCATGGGCGTGAGAAGCAGTACGGGCAGCAGCGTCAGCAACGCCATCTCACCCCCATGGCGCAGCGCCCATCCCAGTCCCAGCCATTGCCAGAATCCGGCGAGCGTCGTCACGCCGATCAGCACGGGGTTCCAACGCGACGGTCTGGCGTGACGCCACAGCGCTGGCGAAGGCGTCGCAACGCTCTCGACCGTGGCGCTGACGCAGGGCGTGGCGGCGTCGATCTCGACCGGGCGCGCAACGACGTTCTCCATGAAGTCTCCGGGGCATGGCGGACATGACGTGGCCTGACGTCGCCGATGTCGAACGGATCGCATGGGGCGCGCGGATCGCATCGGGCAACGTAAGCGCCCGGGGCGGCGATCCACCCCGTAGCGACGAGAGTGTACGCCGGGTGCCAGGATGGAAATATGTCAGTCGTATTGCGGCGCCTTACTTTCGTCGCGTTTCCGTCGTACGCGGCTGATTCTTTACGGACGGGCAGGTTACTGAGGACTGCCAAGGCTATCGAACTGCTCAGCCCCCGTCGAGGTCAGCCGGGCGAGTTGCAGGCCGCGCTCACCGTCTTCGAGGGCGACCCACCCGGCCTCAGTGAGCACGCTGAGATAGCGCAGCAGCGTGCTCATGGGCAATGCGCTGCGCTTGGCCAGACGCGCGAGCGACATCGACTCGCGGCCTTCGCGACGCCCGTCGGCGAGCGTTTGCAGCAAGCGGGCGAGTTCTTGCTCCGCCTGTGCCAGTTCGCCGTCGGCGGTGCTGGGGAAGTCAGCCAAGGCGGCGCTCCAGCAACACCGGCACGGACTTGGATGTCGGGGTGCCTGCGCCGTCGGCGACGGCGTCGAGCGGCACGAGCCCGTTCGTCTCCGGGTAGTACGCGGCGATGCTGCCGCGCGGAATGTCGTAGGCGACCAGCAGGAAGTCGTCCGCGCGCCGGGCGATGCCGTCGTTCCATACGCCGATGAGGTCGATCCGCTCGCCTGCGCGCAGACCGCGTGCATCCAGATCCTCGATGTTCGCGAAGACGACGCGACGCTGACCGAAGACGCCCCGATACCGGTCGTTCAGCCCGTAGATCGTGGTGTTGTACTGATCGTGCGAGCGGATGGTGGCGAGTTGCAACACGTCTGCGCCGCGATCCCCCGCCTGTTTGCGGGCGACGTCGATGGGCAACTCGGCGGGGAGCGGGTGCGTGGTGAAGTTCGCGCGGCCGTTGGCGGTGAGCCATTGGCGCTCCGACGGCGGCACCGATAGGCGGAAGCCGCCCGGATGGCGCACGCGGCGGTTGAAGTCGGCGAAGTCGTCGAACGTGGCGGCAATGGCGTCGCGAATGCGGTCGTAGTCTTCGGTGTACCAATGCCAGTCGTCATGGCCACCGACGGCGCGGCCCATCGTCGCCTGCGCCATGCCCGCGACAATGGCGGGCTCCGAGCGCAAATGCGCCGACGCCGGGGCGTTGATGCCGTACGACAGGTGCACCATGCTCATCGAATCTTCGACGCTCACGCCTTGCACTGCACCGTTCTGCCTATCGATTTCCGTGCGGCCGAGACACGGCAGGATCAGTGCGTCGCGACCGTGCACCAGATGGCTGCGGTTGAGTTTCGTCGCCACATGCACGGTCAGGTCGCACTGACGCAGACCTTCCCACGTG
The Pandoraea oxalativorans genome window above contains:
- a CDS encoding fatty acid desaturase family protein, with the translated sequence MENVVARPVEIDAATPCVSATVESVATPSPALWRHARPSRWNPVLIGVTTLAGFWQWLGLGWALRHGGEMALLTLLPVLLLTPMHWGLIHESIHGQLRLKPRANERTGRSLSLLLGLPFEIMRFGHLMHHRFTRHPYDRPDISTLPADAPFVARARRWLGYQSRLLGGMWFTELFAPLIAWLPVKRLPSLAVSALGADPQDDDVRRRVVMFASDPVRRRRIRRDFLVMLLALGVAVWAYGPWWPVFAVTFVARGIWLSIADNLPHYGVAMDEPARSRNFRSPAWARLLVLNHHLHRVHHQYPTAPWHLLPEIDAAQPSSGPVIPYWQAILRQFRGPLPASSLTTTVQFAQ
- the galE gene encoding UDP-glucose 4-epimerase GalE — encoded protein: MNHLGTILVTGGAGYIGSHTCVELLAAGYDVVILDNLCNSHRDAVARIERIAGRAPVFVEGDACSASVMEDVFTRHRIDGVIHFAALKSIGESLQKPFLYYKNNLGSLLTLIETMDRHDVRHLVFSSSAAVYGNQVCVPVEETAALSTANPYGHTKLMAEQMLTDTAQSDPRWRIGVLRYFNPVGAHESGLIGEDPGGTPNNLMPFVAQVAVGKQSVLKIYGGDWPTPDGTGIRDYIHVVDLARGHLAALAGLGKLDAGFTVNLGTGQGRSVLEVVHAFEAASGRKVPFQIVERRSGDIGMSYANPARAQALLGWRAEYDLARMCADHWRWQHQNPNGYR
- a CDS encoding helix-turn-helix domain-containing protein: MADFPSTADGELAQAEQELARLLQTLADGRREGRESMSLARLAKRSALPMSTLLRYLSVLTEAGWVALEDGERGLQLARLTSTGAEQFDSLGSPQ
- a CDS encoding PepSY-associated TM helix domain-containing protein; this encodes MRAQTLRQYLSVHTWAGIVAGFALFVAMLGGALTVFHHEIERWEQPVTRHAPLSLAQTEQLAEMVRAQYPAAREQMGVVLPNHSPMPFAYWQQPDGEWMRARLRLNADGTASSLVTGDARPGLPNTVNSLHYSLSIPTYGLYLMGVVSLFYGMALISGVIVHLPRVTRDIFALRPGRNLKRFWQDAHNAIGVLSLPFHIVFALTGALLCLSLPLMMAFNVLTFENKLAPQFLQMTGAVPARIAPVDGKPLDLQAVLARAEHAAPDLETTAVAWSRYGKPDAVAEVYGEANDSLGVFGAVAVRLNDGEIVGQHSPGVRDTNHAVLSMIYGAHFGNFAGDVMRWVYFILGLMGAVLVYSGNLLWLESRRKRNAAIQPANLRWMAKATAGVFLGTCLGIAVAFVAAVVAPGATSLSIFVVTIVLSMLFAALSAPALAATGLLVATALACLAIPAVDAMFTPDNLVRTLANGDWVLAGVDLIALAGAAIFALFARATWRRARLGDPNSVWARPTASAQTTAQVMPHTPHK
- a CDS encoding ferredoxin--NADP reductase, whose amino-acid sequence is MSIQNQQTVLEVHHWTDTLFSFKTTRDASFRYVNGQFTMIGLEVDGKPLLRAYSMASANYEEELEFLSIKVQDGPLTSRLQNIKPGDKVIVGRKPTGTLIDDNLLPGKNLYLLSTGTGLAPFMSIIRDPEVYDRYEHIILVHGCRFTSELAYRDLITQHLPEHEYLGEYVRDKLIYYPTVTREDFENQGRITELVESGKIFTDIGLPEFSPEHDRVMLCGSPAMLKDTRELLEKRGFVEGHNHAPGHYLVERAFVG
- a CDS encoding TonB-dependent siderophore receptor; the encoded protein is MLQHRPLAGRGFARPHAAHDLKPHHVPAPSPITRAIAGVFAICAASLTVVSGTAYAQQAPQVSEGQPAAKDTAVLPTTTVSSNRDEDVKVERVTSGALGTRRAVNTPFSVVGVNSEQIRNQMAQTATDAFKWDPAVTTLSENKRNENSYFAVRGMRVDMLDGTKIDGQNFVSWQADIPLEPFEQVELLKGLSGFMYGFGAPGGIVNYVLKRPTDEPLRQFSVGCEANNVWSQKLDLGGRFGPDNRFGYRLNLVNEEGNTAEPNNHVRRKTISFATDLRITPDLTWSADIAYWKRQTTGTLFGMSFGGATAAPDANKVARNLAQPFTYYETDALTAGTALDYRIDDQWKANFKYRFARQNRLNGDSFLFVTNSAGDYTDTQYKWKTAYYYQAWDAMVEGKFATGPFKHNVVFGVAYQSQVKLNDNGLGGNGISLGTSNIYNPSLLPNQDIGMDYQPYRSEKISQRAAYASDTVDITSRISALVGLRYTQFNDDLYDINAQTTASYKAKPVTPTLALMYKTDNDSTAYASYVESLEPGGSAAITDSNYPTTYGPLRSKQYEVGWKADKQSWGANLALFRVERGYGYTNASNFYVQDGTQRFQGLDASGWVRLARDWRVMGGVLLLNTKAVDVDDPNVAGKRVFAAPRYVVTGRVEYDTPFVRGLTVAAGVKVTGQQEVDAANTLSIPAYTTIDVSAKYATRIAGKSVVLRAAINNLTDKHYWTTTYNGFVLPGSTRTFLASATMDF